TTGTTTTTCGGATTTCGGCGGCAGGGGGATAATCTGGGAGACACGACGTCGGTATCGGGCGTATTCGTCTCCGAATTCATCCAAGAGACGCGGCTCCTCGATATGCCTGAAATAGAGCAGCGCCAGGAAGAAAAAGAAGAAGAAGAGAAGAATCCCCGAGATGGACCCGATAAAAATCGGTATCGACAGGTACGCCGTGAAGGCGCCGAAGGCCATGGGATTTCGGGTAAAAAGGTAGGGCCCCCCGGTGACGAGCCGTTCGGTCTTGGGGCTGATCTTGACGACGCGATGATAGTTGAACGGACCGCCCTTTCCGATGATCACAAGGTAGGTGTTCGCCCAGAAGACAAACAGGAGACCGACGGATAGAAATACGATGGCCACCGGCTTTCTCCAGGAGAAATCTCCAAAGGGATCAAAACCCATCAATCGATCGCAGAAAAGATTGACATGGTAGATGGCAAAGGGCATGATCACGCCGTGAAACCCGAAACCGGCGACAAGACCCAGGACGTGCCTGACGGTCTTCATGGTCGGAGATTCGCTGTGTGGTTCTCTCTTTTCTTGTGTGTGATTCATGCACACATACTATACATCGAGCGTGAAAAGTCAAATGAAAAAGGCGTCTGGGGCTTGCAAAACAGAGCGTCGTTATATATGATAGGAAAAATAATAAAGTAGTGACCGACAAAAAGACCCCCGGCCCGTGCCGGTGTTTTTGTAATGCGAACAGGGACATACCGCGTATGAAAATTTTCATCATCGATCCTCCCCAACAGGTATTCAAATATTTTATGGGCCATATACCCTCCCCGGCGGTGGTGCAGCTTGCGGCGTACATGGAAAGACGGGGCCACCACGTCGAGGTGCTGGACGTCACTACCTTCGATAGGGTATGGGACGATCTGGAGGAAAAGCTGAGACGGGGCAAGCCCGACATCGTGGGCATATCGAACAATTCGACCAATACCGTCAATAACGCCTTTCACACCGCCACGCTGGCAAAGATGGTCGATCCACAGGTAATAGTGGTGGCCGGCGGCGCCCACATGACGGCGCTTTCCGAGGAGAGCCTTAGGGTTAACGGCGATATCGATTTTATTGTCCGGGGCGAGGGAGAGATGACATTCGCGGAGCTGGCGGCCGCCCTGGAGAGACGGGAGACCGATTTTTCAAACATCCCCGGTCTCGCATATCTGGACGGGGATCGCTTCGTCCAGACACCCCGGCGGGAGTTGATCGAGGATATCAATACGCTCCCGATCCCTGCGTATCACCTGCTGCCCATGCTGAACGTGCCGAATCCGGAGACGAGAATCATGCCCTATCGTTTCCCGACCCTGGGGATGAAGCCCTATGAGTCAATCTTTGTGTCCACCGCCAGGGGATGCTACGGCACCTGCCGCTTCTGTTCGGAGACGGCGTTCTGGAATCACACCTGGCGCGCCCGGAACGCGAAGAACATGGTCGACGAGATGGAAGTGTTGTGCCGGGATTTCGGTCGAACGAATTTCTATTTCGTCGACAATGCTTTTAACTGGCGGCGGAACCGAATCGAGGAGTTCATCGATGAATTGTCGGCCAGAAATCTTCCCGGGATCACCTTCTGGTATCAGACCCGGGTGGAACTGCTCCTTCGGGACCTGGATTTGCTGCCGAAGCTGAAAAAACTGGGGCTGTATCAGATCTCCTTCGGTGTGGAAAGCGGCAGTCAGGATATCCTCGACAGCTACAATAAGAGCCAAAAGGTGGAGATGGTTACCCGGGCCATGAAGGCGGCCAAGGAGCAGGATCTGGTGCTTCTGACGAACGTCATGTGGGGTCACGAGGACGACACGCCCGAGACGCTCCTTGACACCTATCATCACGTGAAAAAGTACGCGGATATTTTCGCCATGCAGATATTCACCCCGGTCCCCGGCACGCCCTATTACGAGCGCTACCGGGATAGGGGGATGATCAAGGAGGAGAACTGGGACGTATGGGACATGTTCACTCCGGTGGTGGAGACGAAGACGGTCCCCCATGACAAGATGCTCAGGACCGTCGAGAGGATACAGTCGAGGTTTCACCTGAGGCCCAGGATCATCTATCGCTCGTTTTTCGATCCCAATCCCTTTATCAGGAGCAACTACAAGGTCACCCGGGAAATTGTCAAGCGAACCGTCACTAATACCCTGCACGAGGTTCAGACCAATTACCGTCCCTTCGAGGAATACATGGCCGAACAGGGCTACCGTGTGGAGAAGACGAGACAGGGGACCTGCATCGTCGTCGACCGGGACGATAAACGGATGAGGGATGCGGGGTGACGGCGGGTGTTTTTTGAAGGTGCTCGGGTTGGAAAGAATCGTGACACCGGGAGAATGATGTTTATGGCACGCTATCGAGGTTTTTCATGAAGGTTCTCATCATATCGGCAAACCGGGAGCTGGTCCCCGATCCGGTGTTTCCCCTGGGAGCGGCGTACGTGGCCGCGGCGGTGAGGGACGCCGGGCATCAGGTGAAAATACTGGACGCCCTGGTCCATGACAATCCCGAGGCCGCCGTGAAGCAGGCCGTCTCCGATTTTTCCCCTGACGTGGTCGGCGTGTCGATTCGCAATGTCGATAACGTCGCCTATCCCATCGTTATCACCTACGCGGATGATCATAAGGGATTGGTCGACGCCGCCAGGTCGGTCTTTTCCGGGCCGGTGGTGCTGGGCGGCTCCGGTTTTACGATCCTGGCCGAAGAGCTTTTGGATCACACCGGCGCGGAGCTCGGCATCATGGGCGAGGGGGAGGAGGCGATGCTCACTTTTCTGGACGCGTATGCGGATGGTGAGGACATCGCCGGCGTGCCCGGTCTGATCCATCGAAAGGACGGGACGACCCTCGTCAAGAATCCCCCCCGGACGATCGGCGATATCGAGAGCGTTTCGAATCCCGCCCGGGAGATGCTGGACAGCCGCATGTACCAGAAGTGGGGCGGTATGGTGGGGGTGCAGACGAAGCGGGGCTGCCCGTTGGGGTGTGTCTACTGCACCTATCCGGTGGTGGAGGGAAAGGTCGTCCGCACCCGGGACCCCGAGGCCGTGGCGCGGGAAATGGCCGAGTCCTACCACCTGTGGGGGACCGATACCTTTTTCATCGTGGATAACGTCTTCAACAATCCCCCGGATCACGCCGTTGCGGTGGCCGGGGCCATCGAGGCCCTGGACCTTCCCCTCAGCTTTTCGGCATACCTGAATCCGGGCTTCGTGACGGGGGAGTTGATGTCCGCCATGAAGGCCGCCGGCTGCACCGGCATCGATTATGGGGTGGACAGCCTCTCGGACGACGTGCTTAAGCGGCTTGGGAAAAACTTCACCGCCGCCGATGTACGCAGGGCCGTCCGGTTAACAAAAGAGGCGGGCATCCGCACATGCCTGAGCATGATCTTCGGCGCCCCGGGCGAGACGATGGACTCACTTAGAGACGGGGTGCATATCTTGGAGGAGATGGAGCCGACTGCGGTGCTGGCGCTGGTGGGGGTGCGGGTTTATCCGAACACGAAGATGTACGACATCGCTCGAAAAGCCCGTGTCCTTCCCGACGACTGGAACGGCCTGACCCCGTTTTTTTATATCGATCCCGCCGTGGCCGACGATGTGATCGGATTCATCGCCGAGACCGCCCTCAGGCACCCGGACTGGTTGTTTCCGGGTCACATGATCATGGGGGGCCGCCAGCTCATGCCGGAAGAAAAACCCGAGCGGTACGACAGCGGCCCCCTGGCGGAGTTTAGAAAACGGGGAGTCAAGGGGAACCTCTGGGAAATGTTCGACATCATGAAGGCGATGAAATCGAGGCAATGAAAAAAGGCGGGCTGTCTCCCCGAACCGGGGGGGGTGAAGGAGGGACGTATCTCGGATGAAGGTACACTGTAGCATCTGCGGTTTTGACGGAAATATCTGGAAGGGGCTTGTGCCCCCTGAAGGGAAAGAGACCGAATGCCCCTTCTGTGGAGCGCAGATTTTTATCCCCGGCCCGAACGGCGGCGATGCGGCCATCGACGACGGTGTTCTGAAACGTCTCTCGTTCGCAGAGGATGAGTTACCCTGGCACTCGGACGAAGGCCGCCGGGACGAGCCTCGACTTCCCCTGTTCGACGGGCTGCCGGTTTCGGCGGAGATCAGGGTGTCGACGAAGGCGGAGAGGGGGGTTGTTGCCGAACAGGCCGAGCCGGGTGCTTCGGTCATCGAGGATGACGAGACCTATGGATTCGTCAATCCCTCCGTGGCGACGTCGGTTTCGGAGATAGCACAGGGGAAAGAAAAAAAATCGAGGGTTGACGAAACACAGAAGGCCGTATCGGGAGAAGGTGAAGGACCGCACATGATACGGGATCTCATCGGGACGCTCACGGGGCGGCTGGCTACGGTAAAACACGCTTTCCAGCATATAATCGGAAAGGCGGTACAATTTAGGTCTCTCCTCCTCGCAGCGGCGGCGGCCGGGCTTCTTTTTTTCTTCATCGGGTACGTGGTGAATCTGGCGGGCGGTAAGATGGACACGCAGATGCTTTCTGAGGAGTATCGGGAGAAGGCGGATGTGAAGGACGAAGAGTTGGACTACATCAAGGCGGCGGAATATTACGCCGTTTCCATACATATCGATCCGACCAACTACAAATCCCTCAACAACATGGCCAGCATGTATCTGCAGATACACCGATACGAAGACGCCATCGAGCTCCTTGATGAAGCGATTTCCATCATCGAAACGGACGATGCGGCCGTCAGCTATGCCAACCGGGGGTTGGCATATCTGGGCCTGGGGAGGTATGACCGGGCCCTTGAGGACCTGAACACGGCTCTCACGATTTCCCCGGATCTGTCATACGCTTATACGGCCCGAGGCTTTTGTTATCTCGCCATGGAGGAACGGGAGAGGGCGCTCCTTGAGTTTGAGACCGCCTGTGATCTGGGAGACCGAAACGGGTGTCTGCTCTACGATGAGTATCTGGTTGACGATGACGAATGATGCTGTGTTGGTATTCCGGGGTCCAGGCGTCTATTCTGGATGAGGGATGATGAAGAGATTCGATATATGGGGGGTGGCGAAAAAAATAAAAAAAGGCCCTTTCGGGCCTTGAATGAGTTCAAATGGTCGGGATGAGAGGATTTGAACCTCCGACCTCATGCTCCCGAAGCATGCGCGCTAACCAGACTGCGCTACATCCCGACAAAATATGCATACTACCAGAAATATTTTCTCTCTGCAAGCATGAAATTACTCATGCTTCTCCCTTTCTTCCAAAAAACAGGGGAATCACGATATCGCCCGTTTCATCTCGCCGATGACTTTTGCGTAGTCATCGGCGCCGAAGACACTGGAGCCGGCCACAAACACGTCCACCCCGGCCCGGGATACATCACCGATATTCTTCGTGGTGACACCCCCGTCGATCTCGATGAGGACGTCATCCCTGTTGTGGGATTTCAAGAGCTCCCGGACCCGTGTCGCTTTTGTGAGGGCGTATGGGATGAGCTTTTGTCCCCCGAATCCCGGGTTGACGCTCATGATTAGGATGAGATCGGCGATTTCGACCGCCTCCTCCAATAGTGTTATCGGTGACGCGGGATTGAGAGACACACCCGCCCGCTTCCCCAGGGACTTGATGAGGTTCAATTCCCGATCCAGGTGAATAGACGCCTCGACATGGAGTGTAATGATATCCGCCCCGGCGTCGGCAAAGTCCTCGATAAATCGTCCCGGTCGGTCGACCATGAGGTGGACGTCCAGGGGGAGGTCCGTAATGTTTCTCACCGATTTGAGCACCGGAACGCCAACGGTGATATTCGGGACAAAAATCCCGTCCATTACGTCAAAGTGGATCCAGTCCGCCCCGGCCTCTTCGATGGCGCGGATTTCCTCGCCCAGCCGGGTGAAATCGGCGGATAAAATCGAAGGTGCAATGAGTTTTTTCATAACGGTGTCCGCACTGTGGTTGTGTTACGTGTATACTGTATTTGGGAGTACATGTCAATATGCCTTGACTGAAAATGTGGTTTTAGTATATAACATTTCTACTGTTTTACGGGGAGCCAGTGATGATTTCAGACAGCGCAAAGCTCTATGAAAAATACGGCCGCTCGATACCAGCGGGGACGGTTATTTTCGAAGAGGACGATCCCGGCAGGGAAATGTATATCATCCACGAGGGGAAGGTGCGTATTGTCATTCGGGTCAGGTCCATCGAGACGACCCTGGCGGAGCTGGGTCGGGGGGACTTTTTCGGAGAAATGGCCATCCTGGAAAAGAGCAACCGATCGGCCACGGCCATCGCCGCGACCGACCTGAAGGTGCTGGTGCTCGATGAAAATACGTTTCTCTCCGTCATTCGCTCCGACCCGGACGTTGCTCTGGCCATCATGAGGGAAATGGCCGAACGGCTGCGTTATACCGACGAGCGCATCGAGACGCTCTTGTTTCGGGACGCCACCAGCAAGGTGGTGGATATCGTCTGCAAGGTGGCGGAAAAGCTGGGGGAAAAGACGCCCCAGGGCATCGTCGTTGTGACATCTGTGGAGGACATCGCCGGTCGGGCGGGGCTTGAGGTCCATAAGGCGGAGACGGTCATAGAGATCCTGATAGCCAAGAAGTTTTTGAAAATCGAGGGGGATACGTTCGTCATCCGGGATTTGGAGAGCATGGGGAAAATCCTCCAGTACATTGCACTTAAGGAGCAGCTCGGGGATATTGTCTGACGAGTGGGGCGCCCGTGGAATTCGGTGCGCCGGGTGAGGGTGTATGAAAAATCGCCTTTCGGCGGTTTTTGTGTGTTATGATTCAAATTGCCGCGGGGGATGAAAAATATATATCTCCCGGCGCCGTAGAGGTCGATCGGTTTAATCGCGGGAGCTTAAAATATCCGGCCCGTCGGACGTGACAGCGATGGTGTGCTCGAAATGGGCCGAGAGCGAGCCGTCCAGGGTCACCACGGTCCAGTCGTCGTCCAACACCTTCACCTCCCATCCGCCTATGTTTACCATCGGCTCTATGGCGAATACCATCCCCTCCTTCAGACGCACGCCGGTGCCCGGCTTCCCGTAGTTCGGGATCTGGGGGTCTTCGTGCATCTGCTGACCGATGCCGTGGCCCACGAACTGGCGAACTACCGAAAACCCGTTGTCTTCCACATGCCGCTGGATTGCCGCTGAAATGTCATAGAGTCGGTTGCCGACCCGGGCGGCGTTGATACCGCGCTCCAGGGCCTCTTGTGTGACGGATATGAGCTGTTGGGTCTTTTCTGGGATTTCGCCTACCGCCACCGTCAGGGCCGAGTCGCCGCAAAATCCCTCATAAAACGTTCCCAGGTCCATGCTGACCACGTCCCCTTCCTTGATGACCCGCTGTCCCGGTATGCCGTGGACCACCTCCTCGTTGATGGAGATGCACACGCTCGCAGGATATCCTCGGTATCCGAGAAACGTAGGGGTCGCTCCGCTGGAGCGGATTTCCTTCTCCGCGATTTTATCCAGCTCACCCGTCGTTATCCCCGGCGTAATGCTCTCTTTGAGGATTCTAAGCGTTTGTGCGACGATGCGGTTCGCCCTTCTCATCGTCTCAATCTGTTTTTTCGTCTTGATGTGTATCATAATCAGTCTATTATAGATTGTTCCGATATGACAGGCAACCCTCTTTGGCGTTGATATTGAAAAAAAATTGATGTTTTCGATAAAATGGTTATAATGTTTCATGGAGGACCATGCATGGAAAAGATAAACGTCCTGAAACAGATCCCCATTTTTGCAAATATGGGTCAGGATGAGCTTTCCGGGCTGGCTGAAAAGGCCATCCGTAAGAAGTTCAAAAGGGACACCATTATCGTCAGTGAAGGCGACGACGGCGATTCCCTGATGATCATCCTCTCAGGTCAGGTGAAGGTGACGCTGCTTTCCGAGGACGGGAAGGAGATTATCCTCTCCATCCTCAGAGAGGGCGATTTTTTCGGGGAGATGTCGCTGTTGGACGGCGAACCCCGCTCGGCGACGGTCATCGCCATGAAGGAATCGACCCTTCTCATTATTCAGCGACAGAACTTTCTGAAGCAGATCGACGAGAATCCGGGCCTCGCCAAGGCGATTCTGGTGGAGATGAGCATGCGGATCCGCCGGGCGGACCGCCGCATCGGCGGCCTGGTGCTGCTGGACGTGTACGGGCGGGTGGCGACGTATCTTCTGGAGCTTGCCAGCGTGGAGGGGAAAAAGGTCGAGGGAGGCATTCTCATCGAAAAGCGGCCCACCCAGCAGGAGATCGCATCAATGCTCGGCGCCAGCCGGGAGACGGTCTCTCGGGTGCTGAACGACTTCAGCCGCCGGGGCATCATTATCATGGACGGCAAGAGCATCATGATAAAGGGCCCCAAGGATGTTCTGGACGAGGAGATCAAATATATGCTCCTGGGCAGGTACATCGACCTGTAATACCCCGCCCCGGTTTGTGTATGACCACAACAACCGGATATCGTTTCAACCGAACATATGAGATGTATCAATGAGCGTCACCCCCGGCGGCGATGCTGATCGACACCGGACCGTTTCCGTGGCGCCCGCCGGTGGTGCGCCCGGTGTCCTGAGCTATTGCGTCCCGCCCCATTTCTACCGATCGCCCTCTGTCGGCATGCGGGTGCTCGTCCCCTTGGGATCGCGCATCGTGACCGGCTATGTGGTGGGCGACGGCGGTGATTTTTCCGGCCCCCTGAAGGATGTTCTGGATATCCTCGACGACGAGCCGCTCTTCAATGAAGCGTCCCTTTCGTTTTACCGATTCATTTCGGATTATTATTGTGCGCCCCTGGGGGATGTGATACGGATCGCCCTGCCGGCGGGGATAAACGTGGAATCGAAGCGCCGGGTGAGGGCGATCGCGGATAAAAAGGATGTAACGGATTTCGAGCGAATCATCGTCGACCGGTGCAAAAAGAAGGGCGGCGTCCTGCTTTCGAGCCTCATTCGGGAGTATCCGGATCGTTCCGTCAGGCACCTCGTGGATACCCTCGTCCGAAAAAACGTGCTTGAGATCAAAGATGAGCTGGATGATGCGGCCGTCTCCCCGGGATCGGTTCGGACGGCCGTGTGCATACCGAAGGTGGCCGATTCCGTGTGGGAGGAGAAACTCTCCCGTGCGCCGAAGG
This genomic interval from Candidatus Zymogenaceae bacterium contains the following:
- a CDS encoding Crp/Fnr family transcriptional regulator encodes the protein MEKINVLKQIPIFANMGQDELSGLAEKAIRKKFKRDTIIVSEGDDGDSLMIILSGQVKVTLLSEDGKEIILSILREGDFFGEMSLLDGEPRSATVIAMKESTLLIIQRQNFLKQIDENPGLAKAILVEMSMRIRRADRRIGGLVLLDVYGRVATYLLELASVEGKKVEGGILIEKRPTQQEIASMLGASRETVSRVLNDFSRRGIIIMDGKSIMIKGPKDVLDEEIKYMLLGRYIDL
- a CDS encoding Crp/Fnr family transcriptional regulator is translated as MISDSAKLYEKYGRSIPAGTVIFEEDDPGREMYIIHEGKVRIVIRVRSIETTLAELGRGDFFGEMAILEKSNRSATAIAATDLKVLVLDENTFLSVIRSDPDVALAIMREMAERLRYTDERIETLLFRDATSKVVDIVCKVAEKLGEKTPQGIVVVTSVEDIAGRAGLEVHKAETVIEILIAKKFLKIEGDTFVIRDLESMGKILQYIALKEQLGDIV
- a CDS encoding cobalamin-dependent protein (Presence of a B(12) (cobalamin)-binding domain implies dependence on cobalamin itself, in one of its several forms, or in some unusual lineages, dependence on a cobalamin-like analog.), translated to MKIFIIDPPQQVFKYFMGHIPSPAVVQLAAYMERRGHHVEVLDVTTFDRVWDDLEEKLRRGKPDIVGISNNSTNTVNNAFHTATLAKMVDPQVIVVAGGAHMTALSEESLRVNGDIDFIVRGEGEMTFAELAAALERRETDFSNIPGLAYLDGDRFVQTPRRELIEDINTLPIPAYHLLPMLNVPNPETRIMPYRFPTLGMKPYESIFVSTARGCYGTCRFCSETAFWNHTWRARNAKNMVDEMEVLCRDFGRTNFYFVDNAFNWRRNRIEEFIDELSARNLPGITFWYQTRVELLLRDLDLLPKLKKLGLYQISFGVESGSQDILDSYNKSQKVEMVTRAMKAAKEQDLVLLTNVMWGHEDDTPETLLDTYHHVKKYADIFAMQIFTPVPGTPYYERYRDRGMIKEENWDVWDMFTPVVETKTVPHDKMLRTVERIQSRFHLRPRIIYRSFFDPNPFIRSNYKVTREIVKRTVTNTLHEVQTNYRPFEEYMAEQGYRVEKTRQGTCIVVDRDDKRMRDAG
- a CDS encoding radical SAM protein gives rise to the protein MKVLIISANRELVPDPVFPLGAAYVAAAVRDAGHQVKILDALVHDNPEAAVKQAVSDFSPDVVGVSIRNVDNVAYPIVITYADDHKGLVDAARSVFSGPVVLGGSGFTILAEELLDHTGAELGIMGEGEEAMLTFLDAYADGEDIAGVPGLIHRKDGTTLVKNPPRTIGDIESVSNPAREMLDSRMYQKWGGMVGVQTKRGCPLGCVYCTYPVVEGKVVRTRDPEAVAREMAESYHLWGTDTFFIVDNVFNNPPDHAVAVAGAIEALDLPLSFSAYLNPGFVTGELMSAMKAAGCTGIDYGVDSLSDDVLKRLGKNFTAADVRRAVRLTKEAGIRTCLSMIFGAPGETMDSLRDGVHILEEMEPTAVLALVGVRVYPNTKMYDIARKARVLPDDWNGLTPFFYIDPAVADDVIGFIAETALRHPDWLFPGHMIMGGRQLMPEEKPERYDSGPLAEFRKRGVKGNLWEMFDIMKAMKSRQ
- a CDS encoding ribulose-phosphate 3-epimerase gives rise to the protein MKKLIAPSILSADFTRLGEEIRAIEEAGADWIHFDVMDGIFVPNITVGVPVLKSVRNITDLPLDVHLMVDRPGRFIEDFADAGADIITLHVEASIHLDRELNLIKSLGKRAGVSLNPASPITLLEEAVEIADLILIMSVNPGFGGQKLIPYALTKATRVRELLKSHNRDDVLIEIDGGVTTKNIGDVSRAGVDVFVAGSSVFGADDYAKVIGEMKRAIS
- a CDS encoding tetratricopeptide repeat protein yields the protein MKVHCSICGFDGNIWKGLVPPEGKETECPFCGAQIFIPGPNGGDAAIDDGVLKRLSFAEDELPWHSDEGRRDEPRLPLFDGLPVSAEIRVSTKAERGVVAEQAEPGASVIEDDETYGFVNPSVATSVSEIAQGKEKKSRVDETQKAVSGEGEGPHMIRDLIGTLTGRLATVKHAFQHIIGKAVQFRSLLLAAAAAGLLFFFIGYVVNLAGGKMDTQMLSEEYREKADVKDEELDYIKAAEYYAVSIHIDPTNYKSLNNMASMYLQIHRYEDAIELLDEAISIIETDDAAVSYANRGLAYLGLGRYDRALEDLNTALTISPDLSYAYTARGFCYLAMEERERALLEFETACDLGDRNGCLLYDEYLVDDDE
- a CDS encoding isoprenylcysteine carboxylmethyltransferase family protein; this encodes MNHTQEKREPHSESPTMKTVRHVLGLVAGFGFHGVIMPFAIYHVNLFCDRLMGFDPFGDFSWRKPVAIVFLSVGLLFVFWANTYLVIIGKGGPFNYHRVVKISPKTERLVTGGPYLFTRNPMAFGAFTAYLSIPIFIGSISGILLFFFFFFLALLYFRHIEEPRLLDEFGDEYARYRRRVSQIIPLPPKSEKQGDKPS
- the map gene encoding type I methionyl aminopeptidase; translation: MIHIKTKKQIETMRRANRIVAQTLRILKESITPGITTGELDKIAEKEIRSSGATPTFLGYRGYPASVCISINEEVVHGIPGQRVIKEGDVVSMDLGTFYEGFCGDSALTVAVGEIPEKTQQLISVTQEALERGINAARVGNRLYDISAAIQRHVEDNGFSVVRQFVGHGIGQQMHEDPQIPNYGKPGTGVRLKEGMVFAIEPMVNIGGWEVKVLDDDWTVVTLDGSLSAHFEHTIAVTSDGPDILSSRD